A region of Vespula vulgaris chromosome 1, iyVesVulg1.1, whole genome shotgun sequence DNA encodes the following proteins:
- the LOC127062956 gene encoding serine-rich adhesin for platelets-like isoform X29 has translation MWRIICLITTFLTFGYGFSDPSDNTSEAFPLEYELEIQDSYTFHLFKCEEVGNFPHPLNCKLFYECSLYKHGRYRRFLRKCKIGFVFSTNLGKCTYPQESGRPECSGKGILTTPSRPTKHPSSKITKVPTHRTTTRKNKTHLKTTILPTLPPKIECLAEGFMAHPTDCAKYYVCISRINNTFQVFEMKCKLGTIWDREKEICSHRWKVRNPRCGPYITDEPTTRSTEDVTKATQHSTHKLITEILTSTSIQQTTGLTTGTVTQTSAHSVSTEATVTIPPSSTDARTDKSTEPVTQTTELTPKSMTETITHSSVKPSTILPTSPSTKVITETRSPSSAESSTDLLVGTSTESLTETADVSTSTPVTQKGSSSSEKSSTDRASSTKIDPSSVEPSTKSLTSTSTPVGTLTAKSSTLTTVTEAVTSSSIKPATDLLVGTSTESVTGTSGLSTSTQENETVRPSSVEPSTDLLTSTSTPAGTVTVEHSTLPPVTQTVTSSSDKSSTDLLVGTTTESVSKTSGLSTSTSENETVRPSSIEPSTDLLTSTNVPPSTVTAEHTTRTSEKETTEHTTVDPSTKIIVVTSTIIVTENPQHPTNTTENETVSPSSVEPSTDLLTSTSTPRGSVTVEHSTLPPVTQTVTSSSVKSSTDLPVGPTTETITETTGLSSSTPESETVRPSSREPSTELSTSTNTPRGTVTVEHSTLPPVTQTVTSSSVKSSTDLPVGPTTETITETTGLSSSTPESETVRPSSREPSTELSTSTNTPRGTVTVEHSTLPPVTQTVTSSSVKSSTDLLVGTTTESVTGTTGLSSSTSEKETVRPSSVEPSTDLLTSTSTPRGTVTVEHSTLPQVTQTVTSSSAATSTDLTVGPTTETITETTGLSSSTPESETVRPSSREPSTELSTSTNTPRGTVTVEHSTLPQVTQTATSSSVKSSTDLLVGTTTESVTGTTGLSSSTSEKETVRPSSVEPSTNLLTSTSTPRGPVTVEHSTLPPVTQTATSSSVKSSTDLLVGTTTESDTGTSVLPTSTTENETVRSSSIEPSTDLLTSTNVPPSTVTAEHTTRTSERETTEHSTVDPSTEIIVVTSTIIVTENPQRPTNTARNETVSPSSVEPSTDLLTSTNTPTGTVTVEHSTLPPVTETATSSSFKSSTDLTVGPTTESVTGTTGLSSSTSEKETVRPSSVEPSTNLLTSTSTSAGTVTVEHSTLPPVTQTATSSSLKPATDLLVGTTTESVTETSGLSRSTPENETVRPSSLEPSTELLTSTSTPRDTVTVEHSTLPPVTQTVTSSSAATSTDLTVGPTTESVTGTTGLSSSTSEKETVRPSSVEPSTNLLTSTSTSAGTVTVEHSTLPPVTQTATSSSLKPATDLLVGTTTESVTETSGLSRSTPENETVRPSSLEPSTELLTSTSTPRDTVTVEHSTLPPVTQTVTSSSAATSTDLTVGPTTESVTGTTGLSSSTSEKETVRPSSVEPSTNLLTSTSTSAGTVTVEHSTLPSVTQTATSSSLKPATDLLVGTTTESVTETSGLSRSTPENETVRPSSLEPSTELLTSTSTPRDTVTVEHSTLPPVTQTVTSLSAATSTDLTVGPTTESVTGTTGLSSSTSEKETVRPSSVEPSTDLLTSTSTSTSTVTFEHSTFTPVTQTVTSSLETSTYLSTASNTNPLTETAEPSTHSPVTDTRSSSSINSSTAPSRSTTSESVPETTDLSTHISLTESVFTTSPESSTNLISVSTAGTISSTIESSTNVNSVKLSSTSESPMDKTVCTTLGFFPNPNDCSKFFRCVQVDDVFTRIDFVCPDETVWDQELLRCNSVSVSHSNCKNSPPDIDDEPDMSGDDNMCPIGKLSGDQIALVCPTGFRKHPKYCNIFYQCTSESNLDINIALFACPEGTIYNHNEMQCVFASTANYRMFGCKNVLLNPMANSVPILTVPSTQLCPSEGSFSYHPGCSNAYFKCKRNRKGLLQGYLYKCPVDYVFSPFSRNCEPAKYFPLCLNPTQNFQTNSYSSGLYLTHHNIFYIGKQLS, from the exons atgtGGAGGATCATCTGCCTTATAACTACTTTTTTAACGTTCGGATACGGTTTTTCTGATCCATCTGACAATACGTCTGAAGCTTTTCCACTGGAATACG AACTTGAAATACAAGATAGTTACACCTTCCATTTGTTCAAATGCGAGGAAGTGGGTAACTTTCCTCATCCTCTCAATTGCAAATTGTTTTATGAGTGTAGTTTATACAAGCATGGACGTTACCGTCGTTTCCTTCGTAAATGCAAGATAGGATTTGTCTTTTCGACAAATTTAGGCAAATGTACTTATCCTCAAGAAAGTGGGAGACCAGAATGCAGTGGTAAAGGAATCTTAACGACACCATCACGGCCTACAA AACATCCTTCATCTAAAATAACTAAAGTGCCCACGCATCGAACTACTACACGCAAAAATAAAACGCATTTAAAAACTACTATCTTACCGACTTTGCCACCGAAAATAGAGTGCCTTGCGGAAGGTTTCATGGCACATCCTACGGATTGTGCGAAatattacgtatgtatttcgCGAATCAATAATACATTTCAAGTCTTTGAAATGAAATGTAAACTTGGGACAATATGGgatcgagaaaaggaaatttgCAGCCATCGTTGGAAAGTACGAAACCCTCGTTGTGGCCCATATATTACAG ATGAACCAACTACTAGAAGTACTGAGGATGTTACCAAGGCTACACAGCATTCTACACATAAGCTAATAACTGAAATTCTTACGTCTACATCGATTCAACAAACAACAG GTTTAACTACTGGAACTGTTACTCAAACATCAGCGCATTCTGTAAGTACAGAAGCTACTGTAACAATTCCACCTTCATCGACTGATGCAAGAACTGATAAAAGTACTGAACCTGTTACTCAGACCACAGAATTAACACCTAAATCAATGACTGAGACAATTACACATTCATCAGTTAAACCATCGACAATCCTACCAACCAGTCCGAGTACTAAAGTCATTACAGAAACTAGATCGCCTTCATCGGCTGAATCCTCCACAGACCTATTAGTTGGGACAAGTACTGAATCTCTAACAGAGACTGCAGATGTGTCAACAAGTACACCAGTAACTCAAAAAGGTTCTTCATCGTCAGAGAAATCATCGACAGATCGAGCGTCTAGCACAAAAATTGATCCTTCATCGGTAGAACCATCGACAAAATCATTGACAAGTACAAGTACTCCAGTTGGCACGCTAACGGCAAAGTCTTCTACACTTACAACAGTAACAGAAGCTGTAACGTCTTCATCCATTAAGCCAGCAACAGATCTACTAGTTGGAACAAGTACTGAAAGTGTTACCGGAACTTCTGGGCTTTCAACGAGTACACAAGAAAATGAGACAGTTCGTCCATCTTCGGTTGAGCCATCCACAGATCTTTTGACGAGTACAAGTACTCCAGCAGGCACTGTAACAGTTGAGCATTCTACACTTCCACCAGTAACACAAACAGTAACGTCTTCATCCGATAAATCGTCTACAGATCTACTAGTTGGAACAACTACTGAAAGTGTTAGCAAAACTTCCGGACTTTCGACGAGTACATCAGAAAATGAGACAGTTCGACCTTCTTCAATTGAGCCATCTACAGACCTATTGACAAGTACAAATGTACCACCTAGTACCGTTACGGCAGAGCATACTACAAGGACatcggaaaaagaaacaacagaaCATACAACTGTTGACCCATCCACTAAAATAATAGTTGTTACAAGTACCATTATTGTCACTGAAAATCCACAGCATCCGACGAATACAACAGAGAATGAGACAGTTTCTCCTTCGTCGGTTGAGCCATCCACTGATCTTTTGACGAGTACCAGTACTCCAAGAGGCTCTGTAACAGTTGAACATTCTACACTTCCACCAGTAACACAAACAGTAACGTCCTCATCCGTTAAATCGTCTACAGACCTACCAGTTGGACCAACTACTGAAACCATTACTGAAACTACTGGACTTTCGTCGAGTACACCAGAAAGTGAGACCGTTCGACCTTCTTCACGTGAGCCATCCACCGAACTCTCGACGAGTACCAATACTCCAAGAG GCACTGTAACAGTTGAACATTCTACACTTCCACCAGTAACACAAACAGTAACGTCCTCATCCGTTAAATCGTCTACAGACCTACCAGTTGGACCAACTACTGAAACCATTACTGAAACTACTGGACTTTCGTCGAGTACTCCAGAAAGTGAGACCGTTCGACCTTCTTCACGTGAGCCATCCACCGAACTCTCGACGAGTACCAATACTCCAAGAGGCACTGTAACAGTTGAGCATTCTACACTTCCACCAGTAACACAAACAGTAACATCTTCATCCGTTAAATCGTCTACAGACTTACTAGTTGGAACAACTACTGAAAGTGTTACCGGAACTACTGGGCTTTCATCAAGTacatcagaaaaagaaactgttCGTCCTTCTTCGGTTGAGCCATCCACTGATCTTTTGACGAGTACAAGTACTCCAAGAGGCACTGTAACAGTTGAACATTCTACACTTCCACAAGTAACACAAACAGTAACATCTTCATCGGCTGCAACAAGTACAGACCTAACAGTTGGACCAACTACTGAAACCATTACTGAAACTACTGGACTTTCGTCGAGTACACCAGAAAGTGAGACCGTTCGACCTTCTTCACGTGAGCCATCCACCGAACTCTCGACGAGTACCAATACTCCAAGAG GCACTGTAACAGTTGAACATTCTACACTTCCACAAGTAACACAAACAGCAACGTCTTCATCCGTTAAATCGTCTACAGACTTACTAGTTGGAACAACTACTGAAAGTGTTACCGGAACTACTGGGCTTTCATCAAGTacatcagaaaaagaaactgttCGTCCTTCTTCGGTTGAGCCATCCACCAATCTATTGACTAGTACAAGTACTCCAAGAGGCCCTGTAACAGTTGAGCATTCTACACTTCCACCAGTAACACAAACAGCAACGTCTTCATCCGTTAAATCGTCTACAGACCTACTAGTTGGAACAACTACTGAAAGTGATACCGGCACTTCAGTGCTTCCGACGAGTACAACAGAAAATGAGACAGTTCGTTCTTCTTCAATTGAGCCATCTACAGACCTGTTGACAAGTACAAATGTACCACCTAGTACGGTTACGGCAGAGCATACCACAAGGACATCGGAAAGAGAAACAACAGAACATTCAACTGTTGATCCATCCACTGAAATAATAGTTGTTACAAGTACCATAATTGTCACTGAAAATCCACAGCGTCCGACGAATACAGCACGGAATGAGACAGTTTCTCCTTCGTCGGTTGAGCCATCCACCGATCTATTGACGAGTACGAATACTCCAACAGGCACTGTAACAGTTGAGCATTCTACGCTTCCACCAGTAACAGAAACAGCAACGTCTTCTTCCTTTAAATCGTCTACAGAC CTAACAGTTGGACCAACTACTGAAAGTGTTACCGGAACTACTGGGCTTTCGTCAAGTacatcagaaaaagaaactgttCGTCCTTCTTCGGTTGAGCCATCCACCAATCTATTGACTAGTACAAGTACTTCTGCAGGCACTGTAACAGTTGAACATTCTACACTTCCCCCAGTAACACAAACAGCAACGTCTTCATCCTTGAAACCGGCTACAGATCTACTAGTTGGAACAACTACTGAAAGTGTTACTGAGACTTCTGGTCTTTCAAGGAGTACACCAGAAAATGAGACCGTTCGACCTTCTTCTCTTGAGCCATCCACCGAACTCTTGACGAGTACCAGTACTCCAAGAGACACTGTAACAGTTGAGCATTCTACACTTCCACCAGTAACACAAACAGTAACGTCTTCATCGGCTGCAACAAGTACAGACCTAACAGTTGGACCAACTACTGAAAGTGTTACCGGAACTACTGGGCTTTCGTCAAGTacatcagaaaaagaaactgttCGTCCTTCTTCGGTTGAGCCATCCACCAATCTATTGACTAGTACAAGTACTTCTGCAGGCACTGTAACAGTTGAACATTCTACACTTCCCCCAGTAACACAAACAGCAACGTCTTCATCCTTGAAACCGGCTACAGATCTACTAGTTGGAACAACTACTGAAAGTGTTACTGAGACTTCTGGTCTTTCAAGGAGTACACCAGAAAATGAGACCGTTCGACCTTCTTCTCTTGAGCCATCCACCGAACTCTTGACGAGTACCAGTACTCCAAGAGACACTGTAACAGTTGAGCATTCTACACTTCCACCAGTAACACAAACAGTAACGTCTTCATCGGCTGCAACAAGTACAGACCTAACAGTTGGACCAACTACTGAAAGTGTTACCGGAACTACTGGGCTTTCGTCAAGTacatcagaaaaagaaactgttCGTCCTTCTTCGGTTGAGCCATCCACCAATCTATTGACTAGTACAAGTACTTCTGCAGGCACTGTAACAGTTGAACATTCTACACTTCCCTCAGTAACACAAACAGCAACGTCTTCATCCTTGAAACCGGCTACAGATCTACTAGTTGGAACAACTACTGAAAGTGTTACTGAGACTTCTGGTCTTTCAAGGAGTACACCAGAAAATGAGACCGTTCGACCTTCTTCTCTTGAGCCATCCACCGAACTCTTGACGAGTACCAGTACTCCAAGAGACACTGTAACAGTTGAGCATTCTACACTTCCACCAGTAACACAAACAGTAACGTCTTTATCGGCTGCAACAAGTACAGAC CTAACAGTTGGACCAACTACTGAAAGTGTTACCGGAACTACTGGGCTTTCGTCAAGTacatcagaaaaagaaactgttCGTCCTTCTTCGGTTGAGCCATCCACCGATCTATTGACTAGTACAAGTACTTCTACAAGCACTGTAACATTTGAACATTCTACATTTACACCAGTAACACAAACTGTAACGTCTTCGTTAGAAACATCGACATATCTATCAACAGCTTCTAATACAAACCCTCTTACTGAAACTGCTGAGCCGTCAACACATTCACCAGTAACTGATACTCGTTCGTCTTCCTCCATTAATTCATCTACGGCTCCTTCTAGAAGTACTACTTCTGAGAGTGTTCCCGAAACGACAGATCTTTCTACACATATATCTTTAACCGAATCTGTCTTTACTACATCTCCTGAATCTTCAACAAACTTAATATCTGTTTCAACTGCTGGAACCATATCTTCTACTATAGAATCTTCAACTAATGTTAACTCCGTGAAACTGTCGTCTACTTCAGAATCTCCTATGGATAAAACAGTATGCACAACCCTTGGTTTCTTCCCGAATCCCAATGATTGCTCTAAGTTCTTCAGATGTGTCCAAGTTGACGATGTATTTACTAGAATCGATTTCGTTTGTCCCGATGAAACTGTTTGGGATCAAGAATTGTTACGTTGCAATTCTGTGTCTGTATCACATTCTAATTGTAAGAATAGTCCACCAGATATAGATGATGAACCTGATATGTCAGGGGACGATAACATGTGTCCTATTGGAAAATTATCTGGTGATCAAATAGCACTTGTTTGTCCTACAGGATTTCGAAAACATcctaaatattgtaatattttctacCAGTGCACATCTGAGAGTAATTTGGATATTAATATTGCCTTGTTTGCATGTCCCGAAGGTACGATTTACAATCATAATGAAATGCAATGTGTTTTCGCAAGTACGGCTAATTACCGTATGTTTGGCTGTAAGAATGTTCTTTTGAATCCAATGGCTAACTCAGTTCCTATC ttgACCGTTCCATCTACACAGCTTTGTCCATCCGAAGGCTCGTTCTCATATCATCCAGGTTGTTCAAATGCATACTTCAAATGCAAACGCAATCGAAAAGGCTTACTACAAGGCTATCTCTATAAATGTCCTGTTGATTACGTGTTCTCTCCGTTTTCAAGAAATTGCGAACCAGCAAAATATTTTCCACTTTGTTTAAATCCTACTCagaattttcaaacgaattcaTACTCTAGTGGTTTATATTTGACCCATCATAACATCTTTTATATTGGAAAACAATTatcttag